One genomic segment of Sanyastnella coralliicola includes these proteins:
- a CDS encoding tRNA-(ms[2]io[6]A)-hydroxylase, with amino-acid sequence MLGLRLATDPRWVNIVEKNISEILTDHAWCEQKAASNAISTIVRFPEHEDLVEELTKISLEEMEHFGMVHAKIKERGLKLGSERKDPYVRDLAKFIKTGGSRPQQLVESLLFAAMIEARSCERFRILSEEMEDEDLREFYRELMISEANHYTTFITFARKYGEGVDVDKRWQEFLDFEGALMENYGKKETIHG; translated from the coding sequence ATGCTCGGATTGAGGCTCGCTACTGACCCTCGCTGGGTGAACATTGTGGAGAAGAATATTTCTGAGATCCTTACTGACCATGCATGGTGCGAACAGAAGGCGGCTTCGAATGCGATTTCTACCATTGTCCGCTTCCCAGAACACGAAGACTTGGTGGAGGAGCTCACCAAGATTTCTCTAGAGGAAATGGAGCACTTTGGAATGGTACACGCTAAGATCAAAGAGCGTGGACTAAAGCTCGGGTCTGAGCGCAAAGACCCTTACGTACGCGACCTGGCCAAATTCATCAAGACGGGCGGCTCACGTCCGCAACAGCTCGTAGAAAGCCTACTCTTCGCTGCCATGATTGAAGCACGCAGCTGCGAGCGTTTCCGCATCCTGAGCGAAGAAATGGAAGACGAAGATCTACGCGAATTCTACCGTGAATTGATGATCAGCGAAGCAAACCATTACACCACCTTCATCACCTTCGCGCGCAAGTACGGAGAAGGCGTTGACGTGGATAAGCGTTGGCAAGAATTCCTTGATTTTGAAGGAGCCTTGATGGAAAATTATGGCAAAAAAGAAACGATACACGGTTAA